In Deltaproteobacteria bacterium, the following are encoded in one genomic region:
- a CDS encoding winged helix-turn-helix transcriptional regulator, producing MAKSVSFEEDFRILDAIHRHRPTSQRSLARHCGMSLGKTNYLVKKLIREGLVNNADRLDDGRRSPYVLTAKGIKIKTKLTVSFIKACIQEFEEFRSRLLENLLRLQNQGMRVLLVFSRESVGKLLGHIVQTEDLDLQVMATVKHPCEFESLSGGSYDCILMADDPQRFSELLKSQKITPERVFYLE from the coding sequence GCAAAGTCCGTGTCTTTTGAGGAAGATTTCCGTATCCTGGACGCCATCCACAGGCACCGACCTACCAGTCAGCGGTCTCTTGCCCGCCACTGCGGTATGAGCCTGGGAAAGACGAACTACCTGGTCAAGAAGCTCATCAGGGAAGGATTGGTCAACAACGCAGACAGGCTGGATGACGGCAGGCGCTCGCCCTATGTGCTGACCGCCAAGGGAATAAAGATCAAGACAAAACTCACTGTATCCTTCATCAAGGCGTGCATCCAGGAATTCGAAGAATTCCGCAGCCGACTCCTGGAAAATCTCCTGCGTCTCCAGAATCAGGGTATGCGGGTGCTGCTGGTCTTTAGCAGAGAAAGCGTGGGGAAACTACTCGGGCACATAGTGCAGACCGAGGATCTTGATTTGCAGGTAATGGCCACTGTAAAGCATCCCTGTGAGTTCGAAAGCTTGTCGGGTGGCAGCTACGACTGCATCCTGATGGCTGATGATCCTCAGCGGTTCTCAGAGTTGTTGAAATCGCAAAAAATTACCCCTGAAAGGGTATTTTATCTAGAATAG